A genomic stretch from Paraburkholderia dioscoreae includes:
- a CDS encoding BON domain-containing protein — protein MKTDTQLQEEVADELAWDPAVSLTDIELEVKDRVVTLSGHPASYAEKLAAEKAAKRVAGVKSVVVKMDIRLPHSDVRTDEDIATAVRSILKWTVGVSDVNVQVEVDNGWVTLRGRLERAYQRHLAARMINPMRGVTGLSNLIEVHESPAGDDIGDSIRKALVRHVEREADHIGVSVRDGTVTLTGKVGSYAERSIVRGAAWGAPGVHAVNDDLTIG, from the coding sequence ATGAAAACGGACACGCAGTTGCAGGAGGAAGTTGCGGACGAATTGGCATGGGATCCGGCAGTGTCCTTGACGGACATCGAGCTCGAGGTGAAAGACCGGGTGGTCACGCTGTCCGGCCATCCGGCCAGTTATGCGGAAAAGCTGGCTGCCGAGAAGGCGGCGAAGCGGGTGGCGGGCGTGAAGTCGGTAGTCGTCAAGATGGATATCCGCTTGCCGCACAGCGATGTCAGAACGGACGAGGACATTGCGACCGCTGTCCGGTCGATCCTGAAGTGGACCGTTGGAGTGTCGGACGTCAACGTTCAGGTGGAAGTCGACAATGGCTGGGTGACGTTGCGAGGCAGGCTTGAGCGAGCCTATCAGCGTCATCTCGCAGCGCGCATGATCAACCCCATGCGCGGTGTGACGGGACTGTCGAATCTCATCGAAGTGCATGAGAGCCCGGCAGGGGACGATATCGGCGACAGCATTCGCAAAGCCCTCGTGCGTCATGTCGAGCGCGAAGCGGATCACATTGGCGTCAGCGTGCGTGACGGCACGGTAACGCTGACCGGAAAGGTCGGCTCTTATGCCGAGCGGTCGATCGTGCGCGGAGCCGCTTGGGGGGCGCCCGGCGTGCACGCGGTCAACGACGATCTGACCATCGGATAG
- a CDS encoding cytochrome-c peroxidase: MRKISLGVICALSLILTACGGGGGSDSSSAGTDPGQPASGGVAPPAKVTLSAAAQVGQQLFFDQNLSGGKNMSCATCHSPQYAYGPPNSLSVQLGSDPSVAGQRAVPSLRYKSMTPPYNDVADNPDGITQNAPGGGFMLDGRATTLATQTALPLLNPLEMNNASPGAVVQTVKSASYAALFQQAFGANVFSDANATFTDVGLALQAYQQEDPSFQPYASKFDLYLSNKVGGTLTPAELRGLQLFNDTDGGAGCVACHYAGANFNGSVALMTDFTYQAIGVPRNDKQIWDNPDPIPSNADASYYDMGLCGPLNNIHTPGTASSGAGPDQFTGVNVPDPYCGRFKVPTLRNVATRTAFFHNGVFHSLVQVLNFYNTRDTNPEYWYPSTGGDPNNVTQNPSYALFPTAASGATAKLFNDLPVAYQGNIDEELPMGKGQTDAGGTTAADGALPRPIHSTPQLTQQNIADLVCFLNTLTDGYQPPATPPTSGSCVN; the protein is encoded by the coding sequence ATGCGAAAAATCTCCCTGGGCGTGATCTGCGCGCTCTCATTGATATTGACCGCCTGCGGCGGCGGTGGTGGCAGCGACAGCAGCAGCGCCGGCACCGACCCGGGCCAGCCTGCGTCGGGCGGCGTGGCGCCTCCGGCCAAGGTCACGCTCAGCGCGGCGGCACAAGTCGGTCAGCAATTGTTCTTCGACCAGAATCTGTCGGGCGGCAAGAACATGTCCTGCGCGACCTGCCATAGCCCTCAATATGCGTACGGACCGCCCAACAGCCTGTCCGTGCAGCTCGGCTCCGATCCGTCGGTGGCAGGGCAGCGCGCCGTGCCTTCGCTGCGCTACAAGTCCATGACGCCGCCGTACAACGATGTCGCCGACAACCCGGACGGCATCACGCAGAACGCACCAGGCGGCGGTTTCATGCTGGACGGCCGTGCTACGACGCTCGCCACCCAGACGGCCTTGCCGCTGCTCAATCCGCTCGAAATGAACAACGCGTCGCCGGGCGCCGTGGTGCAGACCGTGAAGAGCGCGTCCTACGCGGCGCTGTTCCAGCAGGCGTTCGGCGCGAACGTGTTCTCGGACGCGAACGCCACGTTCACTGACGTCGGTCTCGCCCTGCAGGCCTACCAGCAGGAAGACCCGAGCTTCCAGCCGTACGCGAGCAAGTTCGACCTGTATCTCTCCAACAAGGTGGGCGGCACGCTGACACCGGCGGAACTGCGCGGCCTCCAATTGTTTAACGACACCGATGGCGGCGCGGGATGCGTTGCCTGCCACTATGCCGGTGCGAACTTCAACGGCTCGGTCGCGCTCATGACCGATTTCACCTATCAGGCGATCGGCGTGCCGCGCAACGACAAGCAGATCTGGGACAACCCCGACCCGATCCCGAGCAATGCCGACGCGTCGTATTACGACATGGGCTTGTGCGGTCCGCTGAACAACATCCACACGCCCGGCACGGCCAGCAGCGGTGCCGGCCCGGATCAGTTCACCGGCGTCAATGTCCCGGACCCGTATTGCGGCCGCTTCAAGGTGCCGACGCTGCGCAATGTCGCGACGCGCACCGCGTTCTTCCACAATGGCGTGTTCCACTCGCTCGTGCAGGTGCTGAATTTCTACAACACGCGCGATACCAACCCGGAGTACTGGTATCCGAGCACCGGCGGCGATCCTAACAACGTGACGCAAAACCCGTCCTACGCGCTGTTCCCGACCGCTGCGTCGGGTGCGACGGCCAAGCTCTTCAACGATCTGCCCGTGGCCTACCAGGGCAATATCGACGAAGAACTGCCAATGGGCAAGGGCCAGACCGACGCCGGCGGCACGACCGCGGCAGACGGTGCGCTGCCGCGCCCGATTCACTCCACGCCGCAGTTGACTCAGCAGAACATTGCGGACCTGGTCTGCTTTCTGAACACGCTCACCGACGGCTATCAACCGCCCGCCACGCCGCCCACCAGCGGCTCCTGCGTGAACTGA
- a CDS encoding 2OG-Fe(II) oxygenase, giving the protein MSITVSFPAEVRDWIAQNLTRGVAPQAIVRELVDRKNAVELASAMVNAVASSFLYGTPLPGETLEIGAAPVAYEPEPLRVPDGPLIRLGERKTRVISRMQRPAAILLDDFLSANECEQLISLARPRLSRSTVVDPVTGRNVVAGHRSSDGMFFRLGETPLIARLEARIAELTGLPVENGEGLQLLHYEVGAESTPHVDYLIAGNPANQESIARSGQRVGTLLMYLNDVEGGGETMFPQTGWSVVPRRGQALYFEYGNRFGLADPSSLHTSTPLRVGEKWVATKWIRTRRFVPRAQV; this is encoded by the coding sequence ATGTCCATAACCGTTAGTTTTCCCGCCGAAGTACGCGACTGGATCGCTCAGAATCTCACACGCGGCGTCGCCCCACAGGCGATTGTGCGCGAGCTGGTCGATCGAAAAAATGCAGTCGAACTCGCGTCGGCGATGGTCAACGCGGTCGCTTCGTCTTTCCTGTACGGCACACCGTTGCCCGGCGAGACGCTCGAAATAGGCGCTGCGCCGGTCGCTTACGAACCGGAGCCGCTGCGCGTGCCGGACGGACCCCTGATCCGGCTCGGCGAGCGCAAGACTCGCGTGATTTCGCGCATGCAGCGGCCGGCCGCGATACTGCTCGACGATTTTCTGAGTGCGAACGAATGCGAACAATTGATCTCGCTTGCGCGGCCGCGACTGAGCCGTTCGACCGTGGTCGATCCCGTGACCGGCCGTAACGTCGTGGCTGGCCACCGCAGCAGCGACGGAATGTTTTTTCGTCTGGGCGAGACACCGCTGATCGCGCGCCTGGAAGCACGGATTGCCGAGCTAACGGGTCTGCCTGTCGAGAACGGCGAAGGCCTGCAACTACTGCATTACGAAGTGGGCGCCGAATCGACGCCGCACGTCGACTATCTGATCGCGGGTAACCCGGCGAATCAGGAGTCGATCGCGCGCAGCGGGCAACGCGTGGGCACGCTGCTGATGTATCTGAACGATGTGGAAGGCGGCGGCGAAACCATGTTCCCGCAGACCGGATGGTCGGTGGTGCCGCGGCGCGGCCAGGCGCTCTACTTCGAATACGGCAACCGGTTCGGGCTTGCCGATCCAAGCTCCCTGCATACGAGCACACCGTTGCGGGTGGGCGAGAAGTGGGTGGCCACCAAATGGATCCGTACGCGCCGCTTCGTGCCGCGCGCTCAGGTATAA
- a CDS encoding Csu type fimbrial protein has protein sequence MNTFKLKTLVFAAAMVGSASAMAAGNATATLTNTATIVASCTLGATGFTNTYDPVTANATAPVRDATASVTYTCTNGGTGALIALDGGNHETGTSAVPLRHLAGATNTTDLLAYNLYQEPTYTTPWGYTAAAELAAIEDGVQHVLTVYTEIPAGQSLLHVDTYSDTVTATITF, from the coding sequence ATGAACACATTCAAACTCAAAACGCTCGTTTTCGCAGCGGCTATGGTCGGTTCAGCAAGCGCGATGGCGGCCGGCAACGCCACGGCCACCTTGACGAACACCGCGACCATTGTCGCAAGTTGCACGCTCGGCGCCACGGGATTCACCAACACATATGACCCGGTCACCGCGAATGCAACGGCCCCGGTGAGAGACGCCACCGCGTCCGTCACGTACACCTGCACCAACGGCGGCACAGGCGCACTCATTGCGCTCGACGGCGGCAATCATGAAACGGGCACATCCGCTGTGCCGCTCCGGCATCTCGCTGGTGCGACCAATACCACCGACCTTCTGGCTTACAACCTGTACCAGGAGCCCACCTATACGACGCCTTGGGGCTATACGGCAGCCGCTGAACTTGCCGCAATCGAAGATGGTGTCCAGCACGTCCTGACCGTATATACGGAAATTCCGGCGGGTCAAAGCCTTCTCCACGTCGATACGTACAGCGATACGGTGACAGCCACCATTACCTTCTAA
- a CDS encoding fimbrial biogenesis chaperone — protein MLCNTRWATRAIVFLLACVYPALDASASSFIASPITFDLTSSKPMSILRLTNQGESDLRLQVHAVKWSTDGHVETQVNTDEVILNPPIFTIKPGQQQFLRFGLRSVTQTAKEQSYRLIVDEIPDETASSEKLGLRTVLRVSIPVFINPLQKNVHVRWHLLSKGSQYVLVADNSGDTHIKINGFAIVDDKGTSRITNNDPAYILPQQRKEWPLVTNGSLGRITLKILTPVGQSEEVLDAESE, from the coding sequence ATGCTATGCAACACCAGGTGGGCAACGCGGGCCATCGTATTTCTGCTGGCCTGCGTCTACCCGGCGCTGGATGCGTCGGCGAGTTCTTTCATCGCCAGCCCGATCACATTTGATCTCACTTCGAGCAAGCCGATGTCGATTCTGCGTTTGACCAACCAGGGCGAAAGCGATCTTCGCCTGCAGGTGCACGCGGTGAAGTGGAGTACCGATGGGCACGTCGAGACTCAGGTCAATACGGACGAGGTCATTCTCAATCCCCCCATATTCACCATCAAGCCCGGACAGCAGCAGTTCCTGCGGTTCGGCCTACGCTCAGTGACGCAAACGGCGAAAGAGCAAAGCTATCGTTTGATAGTGGACGAAATACCCGATGAAACAGCGAGCAGTGAAAAACTTGGTTTGCGAACGGTGCTGCGAGTCAGCATTCCGGTATTCATCAATCCGCTGCAAAAAAATGTGCATGTGCGCTGGCATCTGCTCAGCAAGGGCTCGCAATATGTTCTGGTCGCAGACAATAGCGGCGACACGCACATAAAGATAAACGGATTCGCCATTGTCGACGACAAGGGCACGTCAAGAATCACCAACAACGACCCGGCGTACATTCTGCCGCAACAACGGAAAGAGTGGCCGCTCGTGACCAACGGCAGCCTTGGTCGTATCACACTGAAAATACTTACGCCAGTTGGGCAAAGTGAAGAAGTACTCGATGCGGAGTCTGAATAG
- a CDS encoding carboxymuconolactone decarboxylase family protein, with protein sequence METNYPERHHELQTVLGKMRREIAGPMSGFEHLHKEAVSGGELSGKHKELIALAIAIALRCDDCLAWHVHDATRAGASRQEILETVSVAVMMGGGPAVVYACHVFDAIEQFEGRDGGLPSASGFLSAGVGRGAA encoded by the coding sequence ATGGAAACGAACTACCCTGAACGGCATCATGAATTGCAAACGGTACTCGGCAAGATGCGGCGCGAGATTGCCGGTCCGATGAGCGGCTTCGAGCATCTTCACAAGGAAGCTGTTTCAGGCGGTGAACTGTCGGGCAAGCACAAGGAACTGATCGCGCTCGCGATCGCCATTGCGCTGCGTTGCGACGACTGCCTCGCCTGGCACGTACACGATGCGACGCGGGCGGGCGCTTCGCGGCAGGAAATTCTCGAAACGGTGAGCGTCGCCGTCATGATGGGTGGAGGGCCCGCCGTGGTGTACGCATGCCACGTATTCGACGCGATCGAGCAGTTCGAAGGCCGTGACGGCGGTTTGCCATCGGCGTCCGGATTTCTGTCTGCGGGTGTCGGTCGCGGGGCTGCCTGA
- the phbB gene encoding acetoacetyl-CoA reductase, whose amino-acid sequence MTRTALITGGVSGIGAATAKQLQSGGYSVIANYFGNDAEADAFHKETGIPIFSWNVADFDATQQAIGKIVAQSEPIDILVNNAGITRDSTLHKMTLEQWRSVIDVDLGGCFNTCRAVIESMRERRFGRIVNISSVNALSGQFGQTNYSAAKAGLIGFTKALALEGASRGITANVIAPGYTDTGMVRGVPDEILKTIVSGVPAGRLATTDEIARGVVFLVADEAAFINGATLSINGGKYMA is encoded by the coding sequence ATGACAAGAACAGCATTGATTACTGGCGGAGTAAGTGGAATCGGTGCGGCAACGGCGAAACAGTTGCAAAGCGGCGGCTATTCGGTGATTGCCAACTATTTCGGTAACGATGCCGAGGCGGACGCATTCCACAAAGAAACTGGCATTCCCATCTTCAGTTGGAACGTGGCCGACTTCGATGCCACCCAGCAAGCAATTGGCAAGATCGTCGCACAATCGGAGCCGATCGATATTCTCGTGAACAACGCCGGCATCACCCGTGACAGCACATTACACAAAATGACGCTGGAGCAATGGCGCAGTGTCATCGACGTGGATCTGGGCGGCTGTTTCAATACGTGCCGGGCTGTCATAGAAAGCATGCGCGAGCGCCGCTTCGGACGGATCGTGAATATCAGTTCGGTTAACGCGCTTTCCGGGCAATTTGGCCAGACGAACTATTCAGCCGCAAAGGCGGGCCTTATCGGTTTCACCAAGGCGCTTGCGCTCGAAGGCGCATCCCGGGGCATTACGGCCAACGTGATCGCCCCGGGTTATACGGATACGGGCATGGTGCGCGGTGTGCCGGATGAGATTCTGAAAACGATCGTCAGCGGCGTACCGGCGGGAAGACTGGCCACCACGGATGAAATTGCGCGCGGCGTCGTCTTCCTTGTTGCCGATGAGGCGGCGTTCATCAACGGAGCCACGCTTTCGATCAACGGCGGCAAATATATGGCGTGA
- a CDS encoding alkaline phosphatase family protein, producing the protein MSVNSIRRTTPLLTSIAAACVLAACGGNSDNSPSASTTPPAPTTVSGVVAAAGFVPGSTSGDPTVHAGYYVGATVCIDANSNGKCDASEVSATTDSKGHFTLQSNATGQLIADVSTKATNTATGAAVASHMILRASAAQIADQGSTNIVISPMSSEVQRLVEANGTTYAAEKANLVTRLSAPALGASSVTVAAADVLGDASKLSGAEQQAVLFEENQLTNRYTYATTKLDRGDLYPDNLAVPGGDPSLVGAAGVSAATAVKSTVQQAPITFAQAQQAAFNVEGIPRYDNVFVIMLENHSVAPVPGTPGILGSASAPFINQFLTSNNQFTTYYSTGNPSEPNYTALGAGDDWGITDDNWWGCGAGTSGGNAPTDVAFAGGNASDGQPLVATGVLPPQDGTHLSGFTNATCTTTGSIANHNIKSQPSLFTLLSQTGMTWRTYSESMNPGQDPRADSIADTAVNAAYAGPGANGTAFTIPNGLYKTKHHPGMAYQDVRNLPEFHADNRTIFGTQYNATALAQSKAYPIPTGYNFDQFSTDLTNGDVGNINFIMPDQCDDMHGVGSDPSCGSGSAQIVQRGDDYVRQVVTKIEASPLWANKQRKVAIVVMFDEGEGSSTSCCGWNPVTSNDGQAPLTFANGKFTPTPTTLYNGGNHGHGNSIFGVATNQANPNVVDSDAYSHFSLVRTLQDMFQIGDPEQPQTYLARAKYTESFIASNILNLPELAGSADTHLDSVRPMNHAYITPATYTQKLNPVDVTGTSLASRQPGPDASQTNVWALAK; encoded by the coding sequence ATGTCGGTCAATTCAATAAGACGTACTACTCCGCTTCTAACCTCGATCGCAGCGGCATGCGTGCTGGCCGCCTGCGGCGGCAATAGCGACAACTCGCCGTCCGCGAGCACCACGCCGCCGGCTCCGACGACCGTCTCGGGCGTCGTTGCCGCCGCTGGCTTCGTGCCGGGCAGCACGAGCGGCGACCCGACCGTTCATGCAGGCTATTACGTCGGCGCCACGGTGTGCATCGACGCGAACAGCAACGGCAAGTGCGATGCTTCGGAAGTCAGCGCGACGACGGACAGCAAAGGTCACTTCACGCTGCAGTCCAACGCCACGGGACAGCTGATTGCCGACGTGAGCACCAAGGCCACCAACACGGCGACCGGCGCGGCCGTCGCCAGCCACATGATCCTGCGCGCCTCGGCTGCCCAGATCGCCGATCAGGGCTCGACGAACATCGTGATCAGCCCGATGTCGAGCGAAGTCCAGCGTCTGGTCGAAGCGAACGGCACGACGTACGCAGCCGAGAAAGCCAACCTGGTCACGCGCCTGAGCGCGCCGGCTCTGGGCGCGTCGTCGGTGACGGTGGCCGCTGCGGACGTGCTTGGCGACGCCAGCAAACTCTCGGGCGCCGAGCAGCAAGCCGTGCTGTTCGAGGAAAACCAGCTCACGAACCGCTATACGTACGCGACGACCAAGCTCGACCGCGGCGATCTGTACCCGGACAACCTCGCCGTGCCGGGCGGCGACCCGTCGCTGGTCGGCGCCGCAGGCGTGAGCGCCGCAACCGCCGTGAAGTCGACCGTGCAGCAGGCTCCCATCACGTTCGCGCAGGCACAACAAGCCGCGTTCAACGTCGAAGGCATTCCGCGCTACGACAACGTCTTCGTCATCATGCTCGAGAACCACAGTGTGGCTCCGGTTCCGGGTACGCCTGGGATTCTCGGTTCGGCGAGTGCTCCGTTCATTAACCAGTTCCTGACCTCCAACAACCAGTTTACGACCTATTATTCGACGGGTAATCCGAGCGAACCGAACTACACCGCGCTCGGCGCCGGCGACGACTGGGGTATCACGGACGACAACTGGTGGGGCTGCGGCGCGGGCACGAGCGGCGGCAACGCACCGACGGACGTGGCGTTCGCCGGCGGCAACGCTTCGGACGGCCAGCCGCTGGTTGCGACCGGCGTGCTGCCTCCGCAGGACGGCACCCATCTGTCGGGCTTCACGAACGCCACCTGCACGACAACGGGTTCCATCGCCAATCACAACATCAAGAGCCAGCCGAGCCTGTTTACTCTGCTGTCACAGACCGGCATGACCTGGCGCACTTACAGCGAATCGATGAACCCAGGGCAGGATCCGCGTGCGGACAGCATCGCGGACACGGCGGTCAACGCCGCATACGCCGGCCCCGGCGCCAACGGTACTGCTTTCACCATCCCGAACGGTCTCTACAAGACCAAGCACCACCCGGGCATGGCCTACCAGGACGTGCGTAATCTGCCGGAGTTCCATGCCGACAACCGTACCATCTTCGGTACGCAATACAACGCCACGGCTCTCGCGCAATCGAAGGCCTATCCGATCCCGACTGGTTACAACTTTGACCAGTTCAGCACCGACCTCACGAACGGCGACGTGGGCAACATAAACTTCATCATGCCCGACCAGTGCGACGACATGCACGGTGTCGGCTCTGATCCTTCCTGTGGCAGCGGCTCCGCGCAGATCGTCCAGCGTGGCGACGACTACGTGCGTCAGGTGGTCACGAAGATCGAGGCTTCGCCGTTGTGGGCCAACAAGCAACGCAAGGTGGCCATCGTCGTGATGTTCGACGAAGGCGAGGGTAGCTCCACCTCGTGCTGCGGCTGGAACCCGGTAACGTCGAACGACGGCCAGGCACCGCTCACGTTCGCGAACGGCAAGTTCACGCCGACGCCGACGACGCTGTACAACGGCGGCAACCACGGTCACGGCAACTCGATCTTCGGTGTGGCGACGAACCAGGCGAACCCGAACGTCGTCGACAGCGACGCGTACAGCCACTTCTCGCTGGTGCGCACGCTGCAGGACATGTTCCAGATCGGCGACCCGGAGCAGCCGCAAACGTACCTCGCCCGTGCGAAGTACACCGAGTCGTTCATCGCGAGCAACATCCTGAACCTGCCGGAACTCGCAGGCAGCGCGGATACGCACCTCGACTCCGTGCGGCCGATGAACCATGCCTATATCACGCCGGCAACCTACACGCAGAAGCTGAACCCGGTCGACGTGACGGGTACGTCGCTGGCTTCGCGTCAACCTGGTCCGGACGCAAGCCAGACCAACGTGTGGGCGCTCGCCAAGTAA
- the fabI gene encoding enoyl-ACP reductase FabI: protein MDLTGKRGLVVGIANEHSIATGCATLFRAAGAELAVTYLNDKAEPFVRPVAEALQSPLVMPCDVRVPGQLEAVFERVTKEWGRLDFVLHSIAFAPADDLHASLVDCSAEGFALAMDVSCHSFIRMTRLALPLMPDGGSLMTVSFLGAERAVDHYNVMGPVKAALESSVRYLAVDLAARRVHVHAISAGAVKTRAASGIDHFDALLDDVRSHTPAKHLVTIEEIGRIATVLASEAGMTLTGSTIYADAGFHITA, encoded by the coding sequence ATCGATCTGACAGGCAAGCGCGGGCTGGTGGTTGGCATTGCGAACGAACACAGCATCGCCACCGGCTGCGCGACGCTGTTTCGCGCCGCCGGCGCGGAGCTGGCCGTCACCTACCTGAACGACAAGGCCGAACCGTTCGTCCGTCCGGTTGCCGAGGCGCTTCAGTCACCTCTTGTCATGCCGTGTGATGTGCGCGTTCCGGGCCAACTGGAAGCGGTCTTCGAACGGGTCACGAAAGAGTGGGGGCGGCTCGACTTCGTGCTTCACTCGATCGCCTTCGCACCCGCCGACGACTTGCATGCGAGCCTCGTCGACTGCTCAGCCGAGGGTTTCGCGCTCGCGATGGATGTGTCGTGCCATTCGTTCATCCGTATGACAAGGCTTGCGCTGCCGTTGATGCCCGACGGCGGCAGCCTGATGACCGTGAGCTTTCTGGGCGCCGAACGCGCGGTCGATCACTACAACGTGATGGGGCCCGTCAAAGCCGCGCTCGAATCGAGCGTGCGTTATCTTGCCGTCGATCTGGCGGCACGTCGCGTTCATGTCCATGCGATTTCGGCGGGCGCGGTCAAAACACGCGCCGCCTCGGGCATCGACCATTTCGACGCACTGCTCGACGACGTCCGCTCGCATACGCCCGCGAAGCATCTTGTCACGATCGAGGAAATTGGCCGGATTGCAACCGTGCTCGCGAGCGAGGCCGGCATGACGCTGACGGGATCCACCATCTATGCGGACGCGGGCTTCCATATTACGGCATGA